Proteins encoded by one window of Lathyrus oleraceus cultivar Zhongwan6 chromosome 1, CAAS_Psat_ZW6_1.0, whole genome shotgun sequence:
- the LOC127073398 gene encoding uncharacterized protein LOC127073398, whose protein sequence is MNELQIRIQANISPRCSIDFTCLLLNSKDLAQAIDNFEYRASPNRVQTEFVIHLQQIQIHTEVEFSKQLVLARRLKNQEEDLSLEFRRSGYGYRWTEFLESLLSNFTVVV, encoded by the exons ATGAATGAACTCCAAATTCGTATCCAAGCTAACATATCTCCTCGTTGTAGCATCGACTTCACGTGCCTCCTTCTTAATTCAAAAGATCTAGCGCAAGCCATAGATAACTTCGAATATAGAGCTTCACCAAATCGAGTCCAAACTGAGTTCGTCATTCATCTTCAACAAATCCAAATCCATACCGAAGTCGAATTCTCTAAACAACTCGTTCTTGCACGTAGATTAAAGAATCAAGAAGAAGACTTATCGTTGGAGTTTCGACGCAGTGGTTATGGTTACAG GTGGACTGAGTTTTTGGAATCTCTGCTAAGCAATTTTACAG TAGTGGTTTGA